Proteins encoded in a region of the Puniceibacterium sp. IMCC21224 genome:
- the mrdA gene encoding penicillin-binding protein 2: MRRTPRDSAESVRRITRRGIILGGLQLGFSGVLAARMQFMQVEQADQFRLLAEENRINIRVIPPARGEIFDRNGIIIAENEPSYRITMVREDAGNVDEVIARLSTLVELDEDELNRALASMARSAPFLPITVADRVSWEAVSRVAVNAPALPGVTPEVGLSRHYPQGKMYAHVVGYVNPVSESDLALYEDPDPVLRIPRFQFGKVGVEAKYEDRLRGRAGAKRVEVNAVGRVMRELDRREGEAGADLQLTVDTKLQDYIEARLGTESASVVVMDLEHGDIRAAVSAPSYDPNLFVRGISYANYGVLHDNDRRPLASKTVQDAYPPGSTFKMVTAMAAMEAGVIGPEETVWCPGHLEVGGRRFHCWKRAGHGHMNLEQSLRESCDVYYYDLALKVGIENIAAMCHQLGLGEAHDIPMSAVSSGLVPDKAWKQRERGAGWVIGDTVNTAIGQGFVLTSPLQLAVMTARLATGRSITPRLVKSIDGIETPSRGGDSLGLNENHLRQIRRAMFAVSNNRRGTGYGSRITEEAYRMAGKSGTSQVRNISPAERARGVINNNDLPWNRRDHGLFVNFAPYDNPKIAVAVVVEHGGGGSSAAAPINRDVTLQALYGEDPPLSAYPSRDHGRIKAQQERLRDERQMTRTDGSGRA; the protein is encoded by the coding sequence ATGAGACGCACACCACGCGATTCCGCAGAAAGCGTCCGCCGGATCACCCGGCGCGGCATCATTCTGGGTGGGCTGCAGCTGGGGTTTTCCGGGGTTCTGGCCGCCCGGATGCAATTCATGCAGGTTGAACAGGCAGATCAGTTTCGTCTGCTGGCCGAAGAGAATCGCATCAACATCCGCGTGATTCCCCCCGCACGCGGCGAGATTTTTGACCGCAACGGCATCATCATCGCCGAAAACGAACCCAGCTACCGCATCACCATGGTCCGCGAAGACGCCGGAAATGTCGACGAGGTGATTGCCCGCCTTTCGACGCTGGTTGAACTTGACGAGGACGAATTGAACCGCGCGCTGGCCTCGATGGCCCGGTCCGCGCCATTCCTGCCGATCACCGTCGCAGATCGCGTCAGCTGGGAAGCGGTGAGCCGCGTCGCGGTCAACGCCCCCGCCCTGCCCGGCGTCACCCCCGAGGTCGGCCTGTCGCGGCATTACCCGCAGGGCAAAATGTACGCCCATGTCGTTGGCTATGTGAATCCCGTCTCAGAAAGCGATCTGGCGCTGTACGAGGATCCCGACCCGGTGCTGCGCATCCCGCGGTTTCAGTTCGGCAAAGTCGGAGTCGAGGCGAAATACGAGGATCGTTTGCGCGGCCGTGCCGGTGCCAAACGGGTCGAGGTCAATGCCGTCGGCCGCGTCATGCGGGAACTGGACCGCCGCGAAGGTGAAGCCGGTGCCGATCTGCAACTGACGGTGGACACCAAGCTTCAGGATTACATCGAAGCCCGTTTAGGCACCGAAAGCGCCAGCGTCGTAGTAATGGATCTTGAGCACGGCGACATTCGCGCCGCAGTCTCTGCGCCGTCCTACGATCCCAATCTGTTTGTGCGCGGCATCTCGTATGCCAATTACGGTGTGCTGCACGACAACGACCGCAGGCCGCTGGCGTCAAAAACCGTGCAGGACGCCTATCCGCCCGGCTCTACCTTCAAGATGGTGACAGCCATGGCGGCGATGGAGGCCGGTGTGATCGGTCCCGAAGAAACGGTCTGGTGCCCGGGCCATCTTGAGGTTGGCGGCCGCCGCTTTCACTGCTGGAAACGCGCCGGCCACGGCCACATGAATCTGGAACAATCCCTGCGCGAAAGCTGCGATGTGTACTACTACGACCTCGCCTTGAAGGTGGGGATCGAAAACATTGCGGCAATGTGCCATCAGTTGGGTCTGGGCGAAGCACATGACATCCCGATGTCAGCGGTCAGCTCGGGTTTGGTGCCCGACAAGGCCTGGAAGCAACGCGAACGCGGCGCGGGATGGGTGATCGGTGATACTGTAAACACCGCCATCGGTCAGGGCTTTGTGCTGACCTCGCCGCTGCAACTGGCGGTGATGACGGCCCGACTGGCGACCGGGCGTAGCATCACCCCGCGTCTGGTGAAATCCATCGACGGGATCGAAACGCCGTCGCGCGGCGGGGACAGCCTGGGGTTAAACGAAAACCACCTGCGCCAGATCCGCCGCGCCATGTTCGCGGTCAGCAACAACCGGCGCGGCACCGGCTACGGATCACGTATCACCGAAGAGGCCTACCGCATGGCGGGCAAAAGCGGCACCAGCCAGGTCCGCAACATCAGCCCCGCAGAACGGGCGCGCGGCGTGATCAACAACAACGACCTGCCGTGGAACCGACGCGATCACGGGTTGTTCGTGAATTTCGCCCCTTACGACAATCCCAAGATCGCAGTGGCGGTGGTGGTCGAACATGGCGGCGGCGGCTCCTCCGCGGCGGCACCGATCAACCGCGACGTGACTCTTCAGGCGCTCTACGGTGAGGACCCACCGCTGTCCGCCTATCCGTCCAGAGACCATGGCCGGATCAAAGCGCAGCAGGAACGACTGCGCGACGAACGCCAGATGACCCGAACCGACGGATCTGGCCGCGCATGA
- the mreC gene encoding rod shape-determining protein MreC codes for MAKDRNGENYTGPLRRLLLSVLVLCLLGLFLFWRIDSPRVERFRAQVIDTVLPSFDWAMAPVTASVKLLRNFQSYQRIHEQNQELRRELRQMTSWKEAALQLEQENARLRDLNNVQLDPRLTYITGVVLADSGSPFRQTVLINVGSRDGIVDGWATMDGIGLVGRISGVGDNTSRVILLTDTTSRIPAVIQPSGQRALIVGDNTAAPPIDFLENPDLVRPGDRIVTSGDGDVFPPGLLIGQVAQDPGGRLRIRMAADYERLEFLRVLRDHGARKVTQPSALIMPDAPLGTVTPPPEASDETAGVGDG; via the coding sequence TTGGCAAAGGACCGCAACGGCGAAAACTATACCGGCCCGCTCCGACGGCTTTTGCTGTCGGTTTTGGTGCTGTGCCTGCTTGGGCTTTTTCTATTCTGGCGGATTGATTCGCCGCGCGTCGAACGCTTTCGCGCCCAGGTGATCGACACCGTTCTGCCCAGTTTCGACTGGGCGATGGCGCCCGTCACAGCGTCGGTCAAGCTGCTGCGCAATTTCCAGAGCTACCAGCGAATCCACGAACAGAATCAGGAGCTGCGGCGCGAGTTGCGGCAAATGACCTCGTGGAAAGAGGCGGCACTCCAACTCGAACAAGAGAACGCCCGCCTGCGCGATTTGAACAACGTCCAGCTTGACCCGCGACTGACCTATATTACCGGTGTGGTGCTGGCGGACTCAGGATCTCCGTTCCGGCAGACGGTGCTGATCAATGTGGGATCACGCGATGGCATTGTTGACGGATGGGCAACAATGGACGGTATCGGCCTTGTCGGGCGGATATCGGGCGTCGGCGACAATACCAGTCGGGTGATCCTACTGACCGACACCACCAGCCGCATTCCCGCCGTGATCCAACCTTCGGGCCAGCGCGCGCTGATCGTAGGCGACAACACCGCCGCTCCACCGATTGATTTCCTTGAAAACCCGGACCTTGTGCGTCCCGGCGACCGCATCGTGACCAGCGGCGACGGTGACGTTTTTCCCCCCGGCCTGCTGATTGGGCAGGTGGCACAGGACCCCGGCGGACGGCTGCGCATCCGCATGGCGGCTGACTATGAACGTCTGGAATTCCTGCGCGTCTTGCGCGACCACGGTGCGCGCAAGGTCACACAACCCAGCGCGCTGATTATGCCTGACGCCCCGTTGGGGACCGTAACGCCCCCCCCCGAGGCCAGCGACGAAACCGCGGGCGTCGGCGATGGTTGA
- the alaE gene encoding L-alanine exporter AlaE, which translates to MRQFIVDTIATIVFFSCVAAFSEAVIAGMAPEQVLAARLIMVPVMVLTGRPYGIWRDWLIARTEARSTVSRIVVDISAFLLFQVPVYVMTLAVAGASPEAMLAAVSSAIVFMVLLSRPFGLFLEMVRRKSGVPVI; encoded by the coding sequence ATGCGACAATTCATCGTGGATACCATAGCCACCATCGTCTTTTTCTCGTGCGTCGCCGCCTTCAGTGAGGCGGTGATCGCGGGAATGGCACCGGAACAGGTTCTTGCTGCGCGGCTGATCATGGTGCCGGTTATGGTCCTGACCGGGCGTCCTTATGGCATCTGGCGGGACTGGCTGATCGCTCGGACCGAGGCGCGGTCAACAGTATCGCGCATTGTCGTCGACATTTCTGCGTTTTTGCTGTTTCAGGTGCCCGTCTATGTGATGACTCTTGCTGTCGCGGGCGCATCGCCAGAGGCGATGCTGGCCGCTGTCAGTTCTGCCATCGTGTTTATGGTACTGCTCTCCCGACCATTCGGTCTGTTCCTCGAAATGGTGCGTCGAAAATCGGGCGTCCCGGTGATCTGA
- a CDS encoding sulfite exporter TauE/SafE family protein: MDQIYTLITPQFLVACIGITLLAGVVKGVVGFAMPMIMISGMGSLVAPELALAGLILPTLVTNSMQALRQGPGAAWVSVKRFRVFLLVGMVFMLGSAQLVSVLPVSVMLAIIGGPVAAFACAQLLGWKGDLPGGPSQKLEIALGAFAGFVGGLSGVWGPPVVAYLTALGTEKREQMRVQGVIYGLGALLLTAAHVGSGVLNAASASFSALLIIPAVAGMWIGGRIQDRIDQRLFRKATLAVLLVAGLNLLRRAVFG, from the coding sequence ATGGACCAGATTTACACACTCATAACACCACAATTTCTCGTGGCCTGCATCGGAATTACGCTGCTGGCGGGGGTCGTCAAGGGCGTCGTCGGATTCGCGATGCCAATGATCATGATTTCAGGCATGGGATCACTTGTCGCGCCGGAGCTGGCTCTGGCCGGGCTGATCCTGCCGACCTTGGTCACCAACAGTATGCAGGCGCTGCGACAGGGACCCGGCGCCGCCTGGGTATCGGTCAAACGCTTCCGGGTATTCCTGTTGGTGGGGATGGTGTTCATGCTCGGGTCGGCGCAATTGGTGTCGGTGCTGCCGGTCAGCGTCATGCTGGCGATCATTGGCGGGCCGGTTGCGGCCTTTGCCTGCGCGCAATTGCTGGGGTGGAAGGGCGATCTGCCCGGAGGTCCCAGCCAAAAGCTGGAAATTGCGCTGGGCGCATTTGCCGGATTTGTCGGCGGGCTTTCCGGGGTCTGGGGGCCGCCGGTTGTGGCCTATCTGACCGCGCTGGGCACGGAAAAACGTGAACAGATGCGTGTGCAGGGCGTGATCTATGGTTTGGGGGCATTGTTGCTGACAGCCGCGCATGTCGGGTCGGGCGTGTTGAATGCGGCGAGCGCGTCGTTCTCGGCGCTGCTGATCATACCGGCGGTGGCGGGGATGTGGATCGGCGGGCGGATTCAGGACCGCATTGACCAGCGGCTGTTTCGCAAGGCAACGCTGGCGGTGCTGCTTGTGGCGGGGCTGAACCTGCTGCGGCGGGCGGTGTTCGGCTAG
- a CDS encoding FAD-dependent oxidoreductase: MKTEVKALVIGGGAVGTSIAYHLARAGWDDVMLLERDELTSGSTWHAAGLLPYFNMSFATTHIHDYSIKFYKTLEEETGLNAGFAVVGNLRMAQTEERMDEYRLYATTAETCGVPYVFLTPDEIKERWPLIRTEDLKGALYHQTDGYINPADVTMAMAKGARQRGVMIERKWQADAFHWTGSVWEVTATKMIEKGGNLVPSDEQIVITAEHVVTASGNHAQRTAKMLGIKIPAIPVEHQFIVTEPDPTLVDWRKAGNAEHPVIRDADAQSYVREERGGWILGVYEKNAPARFEYGVPDSFRADLFQLDLERIEEQYMAMIHRMPSSEEVGLKDDFNGPICYTPDGNPLVGPAPGLRNMWLAEGFSFGITAAGGTGYYLAQLMVNGEAEIDMASLDPKRYGDWMTTEYAARKNEEAYENVYVLHHPDEERPACRPLRTVPAYDRQKARGAQFGHVNGWERPNYFGPLDAPDSFDHDSRSFRRGGWWPHAVAEAKAIREGVGLIDASAFTKHVVKGPGATAFLDWFTCNKLPKVGRINLTYALTDHGTTRTEYTIVRLAEDEYYLVSAGAWTDYDADFLRKAAADKAPEFGYIEIQNVTTQYGVFAIAGPKTRDVLNAVIKDADAATALTNKRFPWLSARRIELGMCPVNAIRVAYTGELGWELHHPIEMQNYLFDLLEKAGAPHGMKLVGARAQNWLRQEKSYRAFGNELGRDATPLEADLPRFVDLSKDFNGKAAMEAKGIRSKCVTVLIDGPNDADPWGREALYSSEGTRVGRLTSGGYSVAFGKSIGLGYVTPDLAVAGTKLRVKMLDQLWDAVVTEDSPYDPQNATIRKDG; encoded by the coding sequence ATGAAAACTGAAGTCAAAGCCCTGGTCATTGGCGGCGGTGCCGTCGGGACGTCGATCGCCTATCATCTGGCCCGCGCGGGCTGGGACGATGTCATGCTGCTGGAGCGGGACGAGCTGACCTCTGGCTCGACCTGGCACGCGGCGGGGCTGCTGCCCTATTTCAACATGTCCTTTGCGACCACGCATATCCACGACTATTCGATCAAGTTCTACAAGACGCTTGAGGAAGAGACCGGGTTGAACGCGGGCTTTGCCGTTGTCGGCAACCTGCGCATGGCCCAGACCGAAGAGCGGATGGATGAATATCGGCTCTATGCCACGACTGCTGAGACTTGCGGCGTGCCGTATGTGTTCCTGACCCCGGATGAGATCAAGGAACGCTGGCCGCTGATCCGCACCGAGGATCTGAAAGGCGCGCTGTATCATCAGACTGACGGCTATATTAACCCTGCCGACGTAACCATGGCGATGGCCAAGGGGGCGCGCCAGCGCGGTGTGATGATCGAACGCAAATGGCAGGCGGATGCCTTTCACTGGACTGGTTCAGTTTGGGAAGTCACGGCCACCAAGATGATCGAAAAGGGCGGCAATCTGGTGCCGTCCGACGAACAAATCGTCATCACCGCCGAACATGTCGTGACCGCCTCTGGGAACCACGCGCAACGCACGGCCAAGATGTTGGGGATCAAGATACCGGCCATCCCGGTCGAACATCAGTTCATCGTGACCGAGCCGGATCCGACGCTGGTAGACTGGCGCAAGGCTGGCAACGCCGAGCATCCGGTGATCCGTGACGCCGATGCACAATCCTATGTGCGCGAAGAGCGCGGCGGCTGGATTCTTGGCGTTTACGAGAAAAATGCCCCTGCGCGGTTCGAATATGGCGTACCGGACAGCTTTCGCGCCGATCTGTTCCAACTCGATCTTGAGCGGATCGAAGAGCAGTATATGGCGATGATACATCGGATGCCCTCGTCAGAAGAGGTCGGCCTCAAGGACGATTTCAACGGTCCGATCTGCTATACCCCCGACGGAAACCCGCTGGTCGGTCCCGCACCGGGGCTGCGCAACATGTGGCTGGCCGAAGGGTTTTCGTTTGGTATCACGGCGGCGGGCGGCACCGGCTATTACCTTGCCCAGTTGATGGTCAATGGCGAGGCCGAGATCGACATGGCATCGCTTGATCCCAAGCGCTACGGCGACTGGATGACGACCGAGTATGCCGCGCGCAAGAACGAAGAGGCCTACGAGAACGTCTATGTCCTGCACCACCCGGACGAGGAACGCCCGGCCTGCCGTCCGCTGCGCACCGTGCCGGCCTATGACCGGCAAAAGGCCCGTGGCGCACAGTTTGGCCATGTAAACGGTTGGGAACGGCCGAACTATTTCGGCCCGCTCGATGCGCCTGACAGTTTTGACCACGATTCGCGCAGCTTTCGTCGCGGCGGCTGGTGGCCCCATGCTGTGGCCGAAGCCAAGGCGATCCGAGAGGGTGTCGGCCTGATCGACGCATCAGCCTTTACCAAACATGTGGTCAAGGGACCGGGCGCGACTGCGTTCCTGGATTGGTTCACCTGCAACAAGCTGCCCAAGGTGGGGCGCATCAACCTGACCTATGCCCTGACGGATCACGGCACCACGCGCACCGAATATACCATTGTGCGGCTGGCCGAGGATGAATATTACCTTGTCTCGGCTGGTGCCTGGACGGATTACGACGCCGATTTTCTGCGTAAGGCCGCCGCCGACAAAGCGCCCGAATTTGGTTATATCGAAATCCAGAATGTCACCACGCAATATGGCGTCTTTGCGATTGCAGGGCCAAAAACGCGCGACGTTCTTAACGCGGTGATCAAGGATGCGGACGCGGCCACCGCCCTGACAAACAAGCGGTTCCCGTGGTTGTCTGCCAGGCGGATTGAATTGGGCATGTGTCCGGTCAACGCAATCCGCGTTGCCTATACCGGCGAACTGGGCTGGGAATTGCATCATCCGATCGAGATGCAGAACTATCTCTTTGACCTGCTGGAAAAGGCTGGGGCGCCGCATGGTATGAAACTGGTCGGCGCACGGGCGCAGAATTGGTTGCGACAGGAAAAGTCGTATCGTGCCTTTGGCAATGAATTGGGCCGGGACGCAACGCCGCTTGAGGCAGATCTGCCGCGCTTTGTCGATCTGTCCAAGGATTTCAACGGCAAAGCGGCGATGGAGGCCAAGGGCATCCGGTCAAAATGTGTCACCGTGCTGATTGACGGGCCGAATGATGCTGACCCGTGGGGGCGTGAGGCGCTGTATTCGTCCGAGGGTACTCGGGTCGGGCGGCTGACCTCGGGCGGCTACTCGGTCGCGTTCGGCAAAAGCATTGGCTTGGGCTATGTTACGCCCGATCTGGCGGTGGCGGGGACAAAGCTGCGGGTTAAGATGCTGGACCAACTGTGGGATGCAGTGGTGACCGAAGACAGCCCCTACGATCCGCAAAATGCGACAATTCGCAAGGACGGCTGA
- a CDS encoding rod shape-determining protein, with translation MLGLDKLLGMFSSDMAIDLGTANTLVYVKGRGIVLSEPSVVAYHIKDGVKKVLAVGEDAKLMLGRTPGSIQAIRPMREGVIADFDTAEEMIKYFIRKVHKRSTFSKPKIIVCVPHGATPVEKRAIRQSVLSAGARKAGLIAEPIAAAIGAGMPITDPTGNMVVDIGGGTTEVAVLSLGDIVYARSVRVGGDRMDEAIINYLRRQQNLLVGESTAERIKTSIGTARMPDDGRGSSMQIRGRDLLNGVPKEIEISQAQVAEALSEPVQSICEAVMTALEATPPDLAADIVDRGVMLTGGGALLGDLDLALREQTGLAVSIADESLNCVALGTGKALEYEKQLRHAIDYDS, from the coding sequence ATGCTAGGACTTGATAAACTGCTGGGCATGTTCTCGTCGGACATGGCCATCGACCTCGGTACGGCCAACACGCTGGTCTACGTCAAGGGCCGCGGCATCGTACTGTCGGAACCCTCGGTCGTGGCCTACCACATCAAGGACGGGGTCAAAAAAGTGCTGGCCGTCGGCGAAGATGCCAAGCTGATGCTGGGCCGCACACCCGGAAGCATTCAGGCCATCCGCCCAATGCGCGAGGGCGTGATCGCAGATTTCGACACCGCCGAAGAGATGATCAAATATTTCATCCGAAAGGTGCATAAACGCTCAACCTTTTCCAAACCCAAAATCATTGTCTGCGTCCCGCATGGCGCCACCCCGGTCGAGAAACGCGCCATCCGCCAGTCGGTTCTGTCGGCGGGCGCACGCAAGGCCGGACTGATTGCCGAACCCATCGCGGCGGCCATCGGGGCCGGGATGCCGATCACCGACCCGACCGGCAACATGGTCGTGGACATCGGCGGCGGCACCACCGAAGTCGCGGTCCTCAGCCTTGGTGACATTGTTTATGCCCGCTCGGTCCGGGTGGGCGGTGACCGCATGGACGAGGCGATCATCAACTATCTGCGCCGTCAACAAAACCTGCTGGTCGGCGAATCAACCGCCGAGCGGATCAAGACCAGCATCGGCACAGCGCGGATGCCGGATGACGGGCGCGGCTCTTCGATGCAGATCCGGGGCCGCGATCTGCTGAACGGCGTGCCCAAGGAAATCGAAATCAGTCAGGCACAGGTGGCCGAGGCCCTTTCGGAACCGGTGCAGTCGATCTGCGAGGCGGTGATGACCGCACTTGAGGCAACACCGCCGGATCTGGCCGCTGACATTGTCGATCGTGGCGTGATGCTGACCGGTGGCGGCGCGTTGCTGGGTGATCTGGACCTGGCGCTGCGCGAACAAACCGGTCTGGCGGTCTCAATTGCCGACGAATCGCTGAATTGTGTTGCTCTTGGCACTGGCAAGGCGCTGGAATACGAAAAGCAGCTGCGCCACGCGATAGACTACGACAGCTGA
- a CDS encoding DUF3859 domain-containing protein: MIRTAIPFALLCLAPLSLWAESGTARFDASRVSVTQGIFCEIVSAGTMPAPDTAAGLVELYDRTPEFQWLGTRVPAVPGLSFGVRTEVLGGAFLPGVVISLTHPALRGTDITSQQYTTVIGGNGPSINAYTFDLPKELVTGTWTFSATQNGREIYTASFEVVPPAQEPQIANSCGAAPMS, encoded by the coding sequence ATGATCCGTACCGCAATCCCGTTTGCCCTGCTCTGTCTTGCTCCGCTGTCGCTATGGGCAGAATCGGGCACCGCCCGGTTTGACGCCAGCCGGGTATCTGTCACCCAAGGCATCTTTTGCGAGATCGTCTCAGCCGGGACCATGCCAGCCCCCGACACCGCTGCGGGGCTTGTTGAACTCTATGACCGCACGCCAGAATTTCAGTGGCTCGGCACCCGCGTGCCTGCGGTGCCCGGCCTTAGTTTTGGGGTTCGCACCGAAGTGCTGGGGGGCGCATTTCTGCCGGGTGTGGTGATCTCGCTCACTCATCCCGCGTTGCGCGGCACAGATATCACCAGCCAGCAGTACACCACGGTGATCGGCGGCAACGGCCCGTCGATCAACGCCTATACCTTTGATCTGCCAAAGGAACTGGTCACCGGCACATGGACCTTTTCCGCCACCCAGAATGGCCGCGAGATTTACACTGCCAGTTTTGAGGTGGTGCCCCCGGCCCAGGAACCGCAGATCGCCAATTCCTGCGGTGCCGCTCCGATGTCCTGA
- a CDS encoding acyl-CoA dehydrogenase family protein produces MAHDGQDLALAGDIVLPDLLTLTKGAVAPIEQLFEAARDRVRALVVADGRVSGGLVEQHQTAAHGLAWLSTYTESLRQMQNWAESLNADGKFGEVEQLIHQIAFSEYLSQIRGGIPMSQGEILRLQDMGLNDDDIAGLATPEISTLSRSGNSQAARTRLVALMQERSAEITVGATGLDDELDMIREQFRRFALEKVEPFAHEWHLKDELIPMEIIDELAELGVFGLTIPENLGGFGLSKASMVVVSEELSRGYIGVGSLGTRSEIAAELILAGGTDEQKSHWLPKLASGEILPTAVFTEPNTGSDLGALRTRATKGADGDYTVTGNKTWITHAARTHVMTLLARTDPDTSDYKGLSMFLAEKTPGTDDAPFPTDGMTGGEIEVLGYRGMKEYELAFDGFKVKGENLLGGQEGKGFKQLMETFESARIQTAARAIGVAQSALDVSMTYAQDRKQFGKSLINFPRVSGKLAMMAVEIMVARQLTYFSAREKDEGRRCDLEAGMAKLLGARVAWACADNGLQIHGGNGFALEYKISRILCDARILSIFEGAAEIQAQVIARRLLA; encoded by the coding sequence ATGGCTCATGACGGACAGGACCTGGCACTGGCGGGCGACATTGTACTCCCCGACCTTCTGACACTGACCAAAGGCGCCGTCGCGCCAATCGAACAACTGTTTGAGGCTGCCCGCGACCGCGTTCGGGCGCTGGTTGTCGCGGATGGTCGCGTCTCGGGCGGGTTGGTCGAACAGCATCAGACCGCGGCACATGGCCTTGCCTGGCTGTCCACCTACACCGAATCGCTGCGCCAGATGCAGAATTGGGCCGAATCGCTGAACGCCGATGGAAAATTCGGCGAGGTTGAGCAGCTGATTCACCAGATCGCCTTTAGCGAATATCTCAGTCAGATTCGCGGAGGCATCCCGATGAGTCAGGGCGAGATCCTGCGCCTTCAAGACATGGGCCTGAATGATGACGACATCGCCGGGCTGGCAACGCCCGAAATCAGCACCCTGTCGCGCTCGGGCAATTCGCAGGCTGCCCGCACCCGTCTGGTCGCCCTGATGCAGGAACGTTCGGCCGAGATCACGGTTGGGGCCACCGGCCTTGATGACGAGCTTGATATGATCCGCGAGCAGTTCCGCCGCTTCGCGCTCGAAAAGGTCGAACCCTTTGCCCATGAATGGCACCTCAAGGACGAGCTGATCCCGATGGAGATCATCGACGAGTTGGCCGAACTGGGTGTCTTTGGCCTGACCATCCCCGAAAATCTGGGCGGCTTTGGTCTGTCGAAGGCGTCGATGGTTGTGGTCTCCGAAGAGTTGTCGCGCGGCTATATCGGTGTCGGCTCGCTTGGCACCCGATCCGAGATTGCCGCCGAGCTGATCCTCGCCGGTGGTACGGACGAGCAGAAATCCCATTGGCTGCCAAAACTGGCGAGTGGTGAGATCCTGCCAACAGCCGTCTTTACCGAACCCAATACCGGCTCTGACCTCGGCGCGCTGCGCACCCGCGCGACCAAGGGTGCGGATGGCGACTATACCGTCACTGGCAACAAGACCTGGATCACCCACGCCGCCCGCACACACGTCATGACACTATTGGCCCGTACCGACCCCGATACGAGCGACTACAAGGGCCTGTCGATGTTCCTGGCTGAGAAAACGCCGGGCACGGATGACGCCCCCTTCCCCACCGATGGCATGACGGGGGGGGAAATCGAGGTGCTGGGGTATCGCGGCATGAAGGAATACGAACTGGCCTTTGACGGCTTCAAGGTCAAAGGCGAAAACCTGCTGGGCGGACAAGAGGGCAAAGGCTTTAAACAGCTGATGGAAACGTTTGAATCCGCGCGCATCCAGACCGCAGCCCGTGCCATTGGGGTGGCGCAATCGGCGCTGGATGTGTCGATGACATATGCGCAGGATCGCAAGCAATTCGGCAAATCGCTGATCAACTTTCCCCGCGTGTCCGGCAAGCTGGCGATGATGGCGGTGGAAATCATGGTCGCGCGGCAACTGACCTATTTTTCGGCCCGCGAAAAAGACGAAGGACGGCGCTGCGATCTAGAGGCAGGGATGGCCAAACTGCTGGGCGCCCGCGTCGCATGGGCCTGCGCCGACAACGGGTTGCAGATCCACGGCGGCAACGGCTTTGCACTTGAGTACAAGATAAGCCGGATCCTGTGCGACGCGCGGATCCTCAGCATTTTCGAAGGGGCGGCTGAGATTCAGGCGCAGGTCATCGCGCGGCGTCTGCTGGCATAG